In Gossypium arboreum isolate Shixiya-1 chromosome 5, ASM2569848v2, whole genome shotgun sequence, a single genomic region encodes these proteins:
- the LOC108451680 gene encoding ankyrin repeat-containing protein BDA1-like, producing MAAESKSVALTMQSASTECKLMVAAEHNDIDMLYQLIEEDTNVLHRMDKMGVVDTPLHMASSEGCVDFAMEMMYLKPSLAKKLNKEGLSPVHVALQCGHTELALSLLRLDKTLIGVKGKMGYTPLHYLVMYEKKKDYLNKFFNEYHPCINDDLTSQGETALHVAAGCNNEALKYLLKWLRTTAKISMLKKHNLLKVGNRDKETVLHVLARTQPDPQIVKLLSIDFRINTEVKNSKGQTALQILESSDKKGNVDIEECMPILRHAKWWDPVVILRKTPFYIMAMIAQWGYEIKTMSPNNGNAMLVVIVLILTTSYQASLSPPGGVLPADVPENNNKNKFSNLQVYIGSINGTTSSNHSYHVLENIEFKPNNSTVGSSILKKGLFLWFFIPNILAFSTSFLLTCLVIPTLVSGFFSCVLTLSLSTLLFCLLDSALVIISPNNQTSQIIFTCVYTVVYTTYLAIAFVVVPKMRKYVIS from the exons ATGGCAGCGGAATCAAAGAGCGTCGCCTTAACAATGCAGTCTGCCTCGACAGAATGCAAGCTGATGGTTGCGGCTGAACACAATGATATTGATATGTTGTATCAACTTATCGAGGAGGACACAAACGTGTTGCATCGGATGGATAAAATGGGTGTGGTCGACACTCCATTGCACATGGCTTCATCCGAAGGATGCGTCGATTTCGCAATGGAAATGATGTACTTAAAGCCATCCTTGGCTAAAAAACTGAACAAAGAAGGCTTGAGCCCCGTGCATGTTGCGTTGCAATGTGGGCATACAGAGTTGGCGCTTTCCTTGCTGAGACTTGACAAAACTCTCATCGGTGTCAAAGGGAAGATGGGTTACACGCCATTGCATTATCTAGTCATGTACGAAAAGAAGAAAGATTATTTGAATAAGTTTTTCAATGAGTACCATCCTTGTATCAACGATGATTTGACGAGTCAAGGTGAAACTGCTTTACATGTCGCGGCTGGATGCAATAACGAGGCACTTAAATATCTTCTCAAATGGCTGAGGACAACCGCTAAAATTAGCATGCTGAAGAAGCATAATCTCCTTAAAGTGGGTAACAGGGACAAGGAAACTGTGTTGCACGTTTTGGCGCGGACCCAACCGGATCCCCAG ATTGTGAAACTACTATCAATTGATTTTAGGATCAACACGGAAGTTAAAAATTCAAAAGGTCAAACGGCTCTTCAAATCTTAGAGTCCTCGGATAAAAAAGGCAATGTTGACATCGAGGAGTGCATGCCCATTTTACGCCACGCAAAATGGTGGGATCCCGTTGTGATTCTTCGCAAAACGCCGTTTTATATCATGGCGATGATTGCTCAATGGGGATACGAAATCAAAACTATGTCACCAAATAATGGGAATGCAATGCTCGTTGTTATAGTTTTGATCCTTACCACCAGTTATCAAGCCTCCCTAAGCCCCCCTGGTGGCGTTTTGCCAGCAGATGTGCccgaaaacaacaacaaaaataagTTTTCCAACTTGCAAGTTTACATTGGTTCCATCAACGGTACTACTAGCAGTAATCATAGTTATCATGTGCTAGAAAACATCGAATTCAAACCTAATAACTCCACGGTGGGATCATCGATTCTTAAGAAAGGATTATTCCTTTGGTTCTTCATTCCAAATATACTGGCCTTCTCAACATCTTTTCTTCTAACATGTTTGGTTATTCCCACCCTCGTCAGCGGTTTCTTCTCCTGTGTTCTCACTTTATCATTGTCCACATTATTGTTTTGTCTCTTGGATTCTGCATTGGTTATCATATCGCCCAACAATCAAACTAGCCAAATTATCTTCACTTGTGTTTATACCGTGGTTTATACCACCTATCTCGCCATTGCATTTGTAGTGGTTCCTAAAATGAGGAAATATGTTATTTCATAA
- the LOC108452551 gene encoding ankyrin repeat-containing protein BDA1-like: MAAESKGIAITMQSASTEYKLMVAAEHNDIDMLYQLIEEDTNVLHRMDKMDVVDTPLHMASSKGYVDFAMEMMYLKPSLAKKLNKEGLSPVHVALKCGHTELALSLLKLDKTLVGVKGRMGYTPLHYLVMYEKKKEDLNKFFDDYHPCIINDLTSQGETALHVAAKGHNEALKCLLEWLRKTAKISMLQKDKLLDMGNRDKETVLHVLAWNQPEPQIVKLLSNDLRINKEAKNSKGQTALQILESSDKKGNVNIEKCVPILRHHTKHWDPVAILRRMPFYIMAMIAQWGYEIKTMSPDNGNAMLVVTVLILTTSYQASLSPPGGVLPADVPKNNNNNKFSNLQVYIGSINGTTSSNHSYHVVENIDFKPNSSTVGSSVLKKGPFLWFFIPNMLAFSTSFLLTCLVIPTLVSGFFSFVLTLSLSTLLFCLLDSALVIISPDNQTSQILFACVYTMVYITYLAIAFVVVPKIRKYVIS; this comes from the exons ATGGCAGCGGAATCAAAGGGCATCGCCATAACAATGCAGTCTGCCTCGACAGAATACAAGCTGATGGTTGCGGCTGAACACAATGATATTGATATGTTGTATCAACTTATCGAGGAGGACACAAACGTGTTGCATCGGATGGATAAAATGGATGTGGTCGACACTCCATTGCACATGGCTTCATCCAAAGGATACGTCGATTTCGCGATGGAAATGATGTACTTAAAGCCATCCTTGGCTAAAAAATTGAACAAAGAAGGCTTGAGCCCCGTGCATGTTGCTTTGAAATGTGGGCATACAGAGTTGGCGCTTTCGTTGCTGAAACTTGACAAAACTCTCGTCGGTGTCAAAGGGAGGATGGGTTACACGCCATTGCATTATCTAGTCATGTACGAAAAGAAGAAAGAAGATTTGAATAAGTTTTTCGATGACTACCATCCCTGTATCATCAATGATTTGACGAGTCAAGGTGAAACTGCTTTACATGTCGCGGCTAAAGGCCATAACGAGGCACTTAAATGTCTTCTCGAATGGCTGAGGAAAACTGCTAAAATTAGCATGTTGCAGAAGGATAAACTCCTTGACATGGGTAACAGGGACAAGGAAACTGTGCTGCATGTTTTGGCGTGGAACCAACCGGAGCCCCAG ATTGTGAAACTGCTATCAAATGATCTTAGGATCAACAAGGAAGCTAAAAATTCAAAAGGTCAGACGGCTCTTCAAATCTTAGAGTCCTCGGATAAAAAAGGCAATGTCAACATCGAGAAGTGCGTGCCCATTTTACGCCACCACACAAAACATTGGGATCCTGTTGCGATTCTTCGTAGAATGCCGTTTTATATCATGGCGATGATTGCTCAATGGGGATACGAAATCAAAACTATGTCACCCGATAATGGGAATGCAATGCTCGTTGTTACAGTTCTGATCCTTACCACCAGTTATCAAGCCTCCCTAAGCCCCCCTGGTGGCGTTTTGCCAGCAGATGTGCCcaaaaacaacaacaataataagtTTTCCAACTTGCAGGTTTACATTGGTTCCATCAACGGTACTACTAGCAGTAATCATAGTTATCATGTGGTGGAAAACATTGACTTCAAACCCAATAGCTCCACAGTAGGATCTTCAGTTCTTAAGAAAGGACCGTTCCTTTGGTTCTTCATTCCAAATATGTTGGCCTTCTCGACATCTTTTCTTCTAACATGTTTGGTTATTCCCACTCTAGTGAGCGGTTTCTTCTCCTTTGTTCTCACTTTATCATTATCCACATTGTTGTTTTGTCTCTTGGATTCTGCATTGGTTATCATATCGCCCGACAACCAAACTAGCCAAATTCTCTTCGCTTGTGTTTATACCATGGTTTATATCACCTATCTCGCCATTGCATTTGTAGTAGTTCCTAAAATAAGGAAATAtgttatttcataa